A single window of Fusobacterium perfoetens DNA harbors:
- a CDS encoding enoyl-CoA hydratase-related protein, with translation MDFITYEQEGFVGVITINRPKALNALNSGVLDELNACLDAIDLETTRALVLTGAGEKSFVAGADIAEMSTLTKAEGEAFGKKGNDVFRKLETFPIPVIAAVNGFALGGGCEIAMSCDIRICSDNALFGQPEVGLGITPGFGGTQRLARLIGAGKAKEMIYACTNVKAEEAKALGLVNAVYTQEELLPAAKKLAGKIAKNAPIAVKACKKAINDGLDAPMDEAIVIEEKLFGSCFETEDQREGMGAFLEKRKVEGFKNR, from the coding sequence ATGGATTTTATAACATATGAGCAAGAAGGATTTGTAGGAGTAATTACTATAAACAGACCAAAAGCTCTTAACGCTCTTAACAGCGGAGTTCTTGATGAATTAAATGCTTGTTTAGATGCAATTGATTTAGAAACAACTAGAGCACTTGTTTTAACAGGAGCAGGTGAAAAATCATTTGTTGCAGGTGCTGACATTGCAGAAATGAGTACATTAACTAAAGCTGAAGGAGAAGCTTTCGGAAAAAAAGGAAATGATGTTTTCAGAAAACTAGAAACTTTCCCTATTCCAGTTATCGCAGCAGTAAATGGATTTGCTCTTGGTGGAGGATGCGAAATAGCTATGAGCTGTGACATAAGAATATGTTCTGACAATGCTCTTTTTGGACAACCTGAAGTAGGTTTAGGAATCACTCCAGGATTTGGAGGAACTCAAAGACTTGCAAGACTTATCGGAGCAGGAAAAGCTAAAGAAATGATTTATGCATGTACTAATGTAAAAGCTGAAGAAGCTAAAGCACTAGGATTAGTAAATGCTGTTTACACTCAAGAAGAATTACTTCCAGCTGCTAAAAAATTAGCAGGAAAAATAGCTAAAAATGCCCCTATCGCAGTAAAAGCATGTAAAAAAGCTATAAATGATGGATTAGATGCTCCAATGGATGAAGCAATAGTAATAGAAGAAAAATTATTTGGAAGCTGTTTTGAAACAGAAGACCAAAGAGAAGGTATGGGAGCTTTCTTAGAAAAAAGAAAAGTTGAAGGATTCAAAAATAGATAA
- a CDS encoding DUF6672 family protein — MKRILSWVVVMAAVIVLSVILFVTGKQHKVMLINGENGAEVPARVAYIVDGQNADKPKSIRANKKGVVYVKGINHKITIRFKDANGQNQEITKNFKTKLSQEEIIDFAGIISGAENWIIYKDSEAETAEEE, encoded by the coding sequence ATGAAAAGAATTTTAAGCTGGGTAGTGGTAATGGCAGCTGTAATAGTATTGTCTGTAATTCTTTTTGTTACAGGAAAACAGCACAAAGTTATGCTTATAAATGGTGAAAACGGAGCAGAAGTTCCTGCAAGAGTAGCTTATATAGTTGATGGACAGAATGCAGATAAACCAAAAAGTATAAGGGCAAATAAAAAAGGTGTTGTTTATGTAAAAGGTATAAATCATAAAATAACAATTAGATTTAAAGATGCTAATGGACAAAATCAAGAAATAACTAAAAATTTTAAAACAAAATTATCTCAGGAAGAAATAATAGATTTTGCAGGAATTATTAGTGGAGCAGAAAATTGGATTATTTATAAAGATAGTGAGGCTGAAACTGCAGAAGAAGAATAA
- a CDS encoding ABC transporter permease translates to MNNNLKNTLINNIVPILILIIIAFCFPLSGLSVTYTIQEMILRLSRNLFLVLSLLIPIIAGMGLNFGIVLGAMAGQIALVLITDWQIVGMQGVLLAAIISVPVSILLGIMSGMILNRAKGREMITSMILGFFINGVYQLVVLYGMGKVIPITNNKLVLSRGYGIRNAIDLKDVRKVLDSVFAIKIGEIEIPVFVFLIVAALAWFTVWFRKTKLGQDMKAIGQDMEVSKTAGIDVEKTRIIAIVISTVLAGFGQIIYLQNIGTMNTYNSHEQIGMFSIAALLVGGASASKATILNAISGIFLFHMLFIVSPMAGKELMGSAQIGEYFRVFVSYGVIALTLVLHQWRREKEKEEQRRRLMAERTAQTEGGDK, encoded by the coding sequence ATGAACAACAATTTAAAAAACACATTAATAAATAATATAGTACCTATATTAATATTAATAATAATAGCTTTTTGTTTCCCATTGTCAGGGCTTAGTGTAACATATACAATTCAGGAAATGATACTTAGACTTTCAAGAAACCTATTTCTTGTTCTTTCACTTCTTATTCCTATTATTGCAGGAATGGGACTTAATTTTGGTATAGTTCTTGGAGCTATGGCAGGTCAAATTGCTCTTGTGCTTATAACAGACTGGCAGATTGTAGGAATGCAAGGAGTTCTTCTTGCAGCAATAATTTCTGTACCTGTTTCTATTCTTCTTGGAATAATGAGTGGTATGATACTTAACAGAGCTAAAGGAAGAGAAATGATAACATCTATGATATTAGGATTCTTCATAAATGGTGTTTATCAATTAGTTGTCCTTTACGGAATGGGAAAAGTAATTCCAATAACAAATAATAAACTTGTTCTTTCAAGAGGATATGGAATAAGAAATGCCATAGACCTTAAAGATGTAAGAAAAGTTTTAGATTCAGTTTTTGCTATAAAAATAGGTGAAATTGAAATACCTGTATTTGTTTTCTTAATAGTTGCAGCACTTGCATGGTTTACTGTGTGGTTTAGAAAAACAAAATTAGGTCAGGATATGAAAGCTATAGGTCAGGATATGGAAGTTTCTAAAACGGCAGGAATTGATGTTGAGAAAACAAGAATAATTGCTATTGTTATTTCAACTGTGCTTGCTGGATTTGGTCAAATAATTTATCTTCAAAATATAGGAACAATGAATACTTATAACAGCCACGAACAGATAGGAATGTTCTCTATAGCAGCTCTTCTTGTAGGTGGAGCAAGTGCATCAAAAGCAACTATATTAAATGCTATAAGTGGTATTTTCCTTTTCCATATGCTATTTATTGTTTCACCTATGGCAGGTAAAGAGCTTATGGGTTCTGCACAGATAGGTGAATACTTTAGAGTATTTGTTTCTTATGGAGTAATAGCTCTTACTCTTGTTCTTCATCAATGGAGAAGAGAGAAAGAAAAAGAAGAACAAAGAAGAAGACTTATGGCAGAGAGAACAGCTCAAACAGAGGGTGGTGATAAGTAA
- a CDS encoding ABC transporter permease subunit — MTSIKKTIQNMGWPRIIIGLFLLLMYISCPFIGLNLKAAISDTIIRFGMNVVLVLSLVPMIQAGTGLNFGMPLGVEAGLLGAVISIELGLTGLAGFFGAILISIPFAVIFGWLYGAILNKVKGGEMMIATYIGFSSVAIMCIMWLILPFKSQDMIWAYGGEGLRTTISVENYWHKILEVGNTGLPFGEIVMFAVLGFIIWVFFRTKGGLAMKAVGANEKFARATGIDIDKVRIKSVVLSSVLAAVGIIIYQQSFGFIQLYLAPFYMAFPAIAAILIGGASVNKATIVNVIIGTFLFQGILTMTPSVVNGIIKTDMSETIRIIVSNGMILYALTRKGEL, encoded by the coding sequence ATGACTAGTATAAAAAAGACAATACAAAATATGGGTTGGCCTAGAATTATAATAGGACTTTTCCTTTTACTAATGTATATTTCTTGCCCTTTTATTGGTCTTAATTTAAAAGCGGCAATAAGTGATACAATTATAAGATTTGGAATGAATGTTGTTTTAGTTTTATCTCTTGTGCCTATGATTCAGGCTGGGACAGGACTGAACTTTGGTATGCCTTTAGGAGTTGAAGCAGGCCTTCTTGGAGCAGTAATAAGTATAGAATTAGGACTTACAGGTTTGGCAGGATTCTTTGGAGCAATTTTAATTTCAATACCTTTTGCAGTTATTTTTGGATGGCTTTATGGAGCAATTCTTAATAAAGTAAAAGGTGGAGAAATGATGATAGCAACATATATAGGATTCTCATCAGTTGCTATTATGTGTATAATGTGGCTTATACTTCCGTTTAAAAGTCAAGATATGATATGGGCTTATGGAGGAGAAGGACTTCGTACAACAATTAGTGTTGAAAATTATTGGCATAAAATATTAGAAGTTGGAAATACAGGACTTCCTTTTGGGGAAATAGTGATGTTTGCTGTTCTTGGATTTATAATCTGGGTATTTTTTAGAACAAAAGGTGGACTTGCAATGAAAGCTGTAGGTGCAAATGAAAAGTTTGCAAGAGCTACAGGAATAGATATAGATAAAGTAAGAATAAAATCAGTTGTATTATCAAGTGTTCTTGCTGCTGTTGGAATTATAATTTATCAACAGAGCTTCGGATTTATTCAGCTTTATTTAGCACCTTTCTACATGGCATTCCCTGCTATTGCAGCAATACTTATAGGAGGAGCTTCAGTTAATAAAGCAACTATTGTAAATGTAATAATAGGAACATTCCTTTTCCAAGGAATACTTACAATGACTCCAAGTGTTGTTAATGGAATTATTAAAACAGATATGTCAGAAACAATAAGAATAATTGTATCAAATGGAATGATACTTTATGCTCTTACTAGAAAGGGGGAACTATAA
- a CDS encoding sugar ABC transporter ATP-binding protein: protein MENILLEIRNLSKSFGENTVLKDINLEIKEGEVIGLVGENGAGKSTLMKIIFGMPVIKETGGYNGEVKVNGKVVNFNSPFDALAAGIGMVHQEFSLIPGFKASENIVLNRETTKASLLELLFGERIRVIDGKTIKQRSKDAIGHLGVTIDEEQYVEQMPVAHMQFTEIAREIEREHTKLLVLDEPTAVLTESEAEVLVQTIKRLSEKGIAVIFITHRLDEIIAACDKVVVLRDGVMINAVPTKDTNVDEITQWMIGRKIESSESENIKENKADDKDIILDIKNLSVDMPGEAVKNLNLKVRRGEILGLGGMAGQGKIGVANGVMGLYLTTGEVLFNGNPIKINDPADPLKKGLFFMSEDRKGVGLLLDKSIEMNIAYPAIQIKEQFLKSFAGFVKYQDNEAIKENAKKYIKTLEIKCMGEEQRVQELSGGNQQKVCLAKAFTMEPELLFVSEPTRGIDVGAKKLVLDFLKQYNKEKGVTIVITSSEVEELRSVCDRIAIINEGKVAGILPPQADILEFGKYMVGVGGNSND, encoded by the coding sequence ATGGAAAATATATTGTTAGAAATAAGAAACCTATCAAAATCTTTCGGAGAGAATACAGTTCTGAAAGATATAAACCTTGAAATAAAAGAGGGTGAAGTAATAGGGTTAGTAGGAGAAAATGGTGCCGGAAAGTCTACTCTTATGAAGATTATTTTCGGAATGCCTGTTATAAAAGAAACAGGTGGCTACAACGGAGAAGTCAAAGTAAATGGTAAGGTTGTAAATTTTAACAGTCCTTTTGATGCTCTTGCAGCAGGAATAGGAATGGTTCACCAAGAATTTTCTCTTATACCTGGATTTAAAGCTAGTGAAAATATAGTACTTAATAGAGAAACAACAAAAGCAAGTCTTTTAGAACTTCTTTTTGGTGAAAGAATAAGAGTTATTGATGGAAAAACAATAAAACAAAGATCAAAAGATGCAATTGGACATTTAGGTGTAACAATAGATGAAGAGCAATATGTTGAACAGATGCCAGTTGCTCATATGCAGTTTACAGAAATAGCAAGAGAAATAGAAAGAGAACATACAAAACTTCTTGTTCTTGATGAACCTACAGCTGTTCTTACAGAAAGTGAAGCAGAAGTTCTTGTTCAGACAATAAAAAGACTATCAGAAAAAGGGATAGCAGTAATCTTTATTACTCACAGACTTGATGAAATAATAGCTGCTTGTGATAAAGTAGTTGTTCTTAGAGATGGAGTAATGATAAATGCAGTTCCTACAAAAGATACAAATGTAGATGAAATTACTCAATGGATGATAGGAAGAAAAATAGAAAGCAGTGAATCAGAAAATATTAAAGAAAATAAAGCAGATGATAAAGATATTATCCTTGACATAAAAAATCTTTCTGTAGATATGCCTGGAGAGGCAGTAAAAAATCTTAATCTAAAAGTAAGAAGAGGGGAAATACTTGGTCTTGGAGGTATGGCAGGGCAAGGTAAAATAGGAGTGGCCAATGGTGTAATGGGACTTTATCTTACAACAGGAGAAGTTTTATTTAATGGAAATCCTATAAAAATAAATGATCCTGCAGATCCACTAAAAAAAGGATTATTTTTTATGTCAGAAGATAGAAAAGGAGTAGGTCTTCTTCTTGATAAGTCAATAGAAATGAATATAGCTTATCCTGCAATTCAGATTAAAGAGCAGTTTTTAAAATCTTTTGCAGGTTTTGTAAAATATCAGGATAATGAAGCTATAAAAGAAAATGCTAAAAAATATATAAAAACTCTTGAAATAAAATGTATGGGAGAAGAGCAAAGAGTACAGGAGTTAAGTGGAGGAAATCAGCAGAAAGTATGTCTTGCAAAAGCCTTTACAATGGAACCAGAACTTTTATTTGTATCTGAACCTACAAGAGGTATAGATGTTGGAGCAAAAAAATTAGTTCTTGATTTCTTAAAACAATATAATAAAGAAAAAGGAGTAACAATAGTTATTACTTCTTCAGAAGTAGAAGAATTAAGATCTGTATGTGATAGAATAGCTATTATAAATGAAGGAAAAGTAGCCGGAATATTACCTCCACAGGCTGACATACTTGAATTCGGTAAATATATGGTAGGAGTAGGAGGAAACAGCAATGACTAG